The genomic window GAAGCTCTTGCTCTTCCTGTTCATCGAATAATGCTTGATAATATGTCAATTGAAATGATGAAAGAGGCAGTAGTTCTCATTAACAATAAAAAAGAAACCGAAGCCTCGGGAAACGTATCCCTTGATAATGTTAGAGAAGTTGCTGAAACCGGTGTTGATTATATTTCCATAGGATATTTGACTCATTCCGCACCGAGTTTTGATGTATCTCTGCTGCTCGTTGATTAAAAGTAATATTTTGTATGTTTATTTCGATTTTAATCCAGATAATTGATAAATGTTCTAATTATATTCAAATATTAATGATGATATAAGGCTAAAAATTATCGGAAATGGAAAATATTTATTTGATAATTGATATGTAATGTATTTTATTGAAAATTTCTTGTAATACTGACATGGATTGTTTAAGTTTATAGCGTACTTTTTTATTTGTACTTACATCATTATTGGAGGAGCAGAATGTTAGAAATAAGATTTCACGGGCGTGGAGGACAGGGAGCAGTGAAAGCGTCCGACATTCTTGCCATGGCAGCTTTTGCTGAGGGAAAAGAAGTACAGGCTTTTCCCTTTTTTGGCGTGGAAAGAAGAGGAGCTCCTGTTACAGCTTTTACACGGATAAGTGACAACGAAATTAGAATTCATTCTTATATTTATGAACCTGATATTCTTGTTGTTCTTGACCCTGGCTTAATAGGCGCAGTTCCGATTACAGACGGCCTTAAACCCGGCGGCAAGATAATTATCAATTCTTCGAGGAAACCTGATGAGTTTTCATTCCCGGAAGTAAAAGATGTATCGGTTTTTACAGCTGATTGTTCTATGATAGCTCAAAAATACGGGCTTGGAAGCAAAGCCGCTCCAATTGTTAACACAACAATTTTAGGCGCAGTTGCCAAAGCAACAGGAATCATTAAAATAGATTCTATCTGTGATGCGATTATGACAAAAATACCTATTAAAAAGGAAGAAAATGCTCAGGCAGCTCGTGAAACATTTGAGAATGTATTGAGCTAGGAGGTCGGAATGGCTGAAAAAGATGATAAGAAAATAGATATAAAAGGTGCTTCTGATATGCCGCCAATGGCTGCTTCACTTGGCAGTATGCGGCAGAACAAGACAGCTTCATGGCGATCAATTCGTCCGATA from bacterium includes these protein-coding regions:
- a CDS encoding 2-oxoacid:acceptor oxidoreductase family protein, encoding MLEIRFHGRGGQGAVKASDILAMAAFAEGKEVQAFPFFGVERRGAPVTAFTRISDNEIRIHSYIYEPDILVVLDPGLIGAVPITDGLKPGGKIIINSSRKPDEFSFPEVKDVSVFTADCSMIAQKYGLGSKAAPIVNTTILGAVAKATGIIKIDSICDAIMTKIPIKKEENAQAARETFENVLS